In a single window of the Terriglobus roseus genome:
- a CDS encoding carboxypeptidase-like regulatory domain-containing protein, translating to MGALVLLPAALAGAAEYHGRVFFGTVPVPGATVTATRDGKTLSTITDEQGIYQFPDIADGGWHLHVEMPGFGAADQDVAIAAVTPAGRWDLKLLPLAEILASASRQRTIVAPALVPRAVAKPAATDAKKDTPGEAPPPPPDDNSAKSADALLISGSESNAATSKYNLAPAFGNRRSNSKSLYNGSIGAIVGRSLFDARPYSLTGLPTPKGDYSRVTVAATLGGPLNIPPLLRHGPNFFLGYQWTRNREASTISGLVPTAAQRGGDLSGTLDSAGNPVAVRDPITGNPLTGVLPVSAQARALLALYPLPNLAGNTSYNYQTQVLNGTHADALQLRMDKGIGKRDQIYGGFAFRSLRGDTENLFAFRDGTKTLGIDANVHWSHRFPHHILLDTGYRFSRLRTDVQPYFENRQNVSGAAGITGNAQDPMNYGPPDLVFSSIYPLTDGVSAFNRNRTDALSMLATWTHGRHVTSFGGDLRRQEYNQLQQSNPRGAFTFTGAATKGAATTGGSDIADFLLGVPDTSRVAFGNADKYFRQTVLDGFVSDDWRLKPELTINAGMRWDYGSPMTELFGRLVNLDIAPGFTSAQPVIGSSPTGALTGTSYPSSLVRPDRRKFEPRVSIALRPDPTSTMVIRAGYGIYVDTSVYLAAVQQMAQQSPLSKSVSVSNSSTCPLTLADGFRNCAGTTASTFAIDPNFRVGYAQSWNLSVQRDLPGSMVVTGTYSGVKGTRGPQQFLPNTYPIGGVNPCPQCLAGYVYRTSNGDSIRHAAQVQLRRRLRSGLAAQLDYTYARSIDNDSELGGAGHLVGASSNDSSSTSTGTTSATAQNWRDLRAERSNSSFDQRHLLSAQVQYTSGMGMHAGTLMTGWSGRLLKEWTATATISAGAGLPETPVYLAAVPGTGVTGTLRANRNVGVPVSQNVNGYHLNAAAYATPAAGQWGNAGRNSITGPNQFSLDGSLGRTFRLRDKLNLDVRMDANNLLNHPVYTTWNNITNSTTFGLPAATNAMRTMQLTGRLRF from the coding sequence TTGGGCGCCCTCGTTCTGCTGCCTGCCGCACTGGCTGGCGCGGCGGAGTATCACGGTCGCGTCTTCTTCGGCACGGTTCCGGTACCGGGTGCGACGGTCACCGCGACGCGCGATGGCAAGACGCTTTCCACCATCACGGATGAGCAGGGAATCTACCAGTTCCCCGACATCGCCGATGGCGGCTGGCATCTGCACGTGGAGATGCCGGGCTTCGGGGCGGCCGATCAGGATGTCGCCATTGCAGCCGTCACGCCCGCCGGCCGGTGGGATCTGAAACTGTTGCCACTGGCTGAGATCCTCGCCTCCGCCAGCCGTCAGCGCACCATCGTGGCGCCCGCTCTTGTGCCACGCGCTGTGGCAAAGCCAGCCGCAACCGATGCAAAAAAAGACACCCCAGGCGAGGCCCCTCCCCCTCCTCCCGATGACAACAGTGCGAAGAGCGCCGATGCCCTGCTGATCAGTGGCAGCGAGAGCAATGCGGCCACCTCGAAGTACAACCTGGCGCCGGCCTTCGGCAACCGCCGGTCGAACTCCAAGAGCCTGTACAACGGCAGCATCGGCGCAATCGTCGGGCGGTCCTTGTTCGATGCGCGGCCTTACTCGTTGACCGGCCTGCCGACACCGAAGGGCGACTACAGCCGCGTGACGGTGGCTGCAACGCTCGGCGGCCCGCTGAATATTCCGCCGTTGCTGCGCCACGGTCCGAACTTCTTCCTGGGCTATCAGTGGACACGCAACCGCGAGGCCTCCACCATTTCGGGCCTGGTGCCAACAGCAGCGCAGCGCGGTGGCGACTTGAGCGGCACGCTGGATTCAGCGGGGAATCCTGTTGCGGTTCGCGACCCCATTACGGGGAATCCCCTGACCGGTGTGCTGCCTGTCAGCGCGCAGGCGCGGGCGCTGCTGGCGCTGTATCCGCTGCCGAATCTGGCGGGAAACACGAGCTACAACTACCAGACACAGGTGCTGAACGGCACGCACGCCGACGCGCTCCAACTGCGCATGGATAAGGGCATCGGCAAGCGTGACCAGATCTATGGTGGCTTTGCCTTCCGCAGCCTGCGCGGCGACACGGAGAACCTCTTCGCCTTTCGCGATGGTACGAAGACGCTGGGTATCGATGCCAACGTGCACTGGTCGCATCGGTTTCCACACCACATCCTGCTGGATACGGGGTATCGCTTCTCCCGCCTGAGAACGGATGTGCAGCCCTACTTTGAGAATCGGCAGAATGTGTCAGGCGCCGCAGGCATCACCGGCAACGCGCAGGACCCTATGAACTATGGGCCGCCGGATCTTGTGTTCTCCAGCATCTATCCGCTCACGGATGGTGTCAGCGCCTTCAATCGCAACCGGACGGATGCACTCTCGATGCTCGCCACATGGACGCACGGCCGGCACGTGACCTCCTTCGGCGGCGACCTGCGGCGGCAGGAGTACAACCAGCTGCAGCAGTCGAATCCGCGTGGTGCCTTCACCTTCACGGGCGCCGCTACAAAGGGCGCGGCGACGACTGGCGGCTCGGACATTGCAGACTTCCTGCTGGGTGTGCCGGACACCAGCCGCGTCGCGTTTGGCAATGCGGACAAGTATTTTCGCCAGACCGTGCTCGACGGCTTTGTCTCCGACGACTGGCGTCTGAAGCCGGAGCTGACGATCAACGCAGGCATGCGTTGGGACTACGGGTCGCCGATGACGGAACTCTTCGGACGGCTGGTCAATCTCGATATCGCGCCGGGCTTCACCTCGGCGCAGCCGGTGATCGGCAGCAGCCCAACCGGGGCACTGACCGGCACGTCGTATCCGTCCTCGCTTGTGCGGCCCGACCGTCGCAAGTTCGAGCCACGAGTCTCCATCGCGCTGCGTCCCGATCCGACATCGACCATGGTGATCCGCGCAGGCTATGGCATCTACGTGGACACGTCGGTCTACCTCGCCGCCGTGCAGCAGATGGCGCAGCAGTCTCCGCTGTCCAAGAGCGTGAGTGTCAGCAACAGCAGCACCTGCCCGTTGACGCTGGCCGATGGCTTCCGTAACTGTGCCGGCACCACGGCGAGCACGTTTGCCATCGACCCAAACTTCCGCGTGGGCTATGCGCAAAGCTGGAACCTTTCCGTGCAGCGCGACCTGCCGGGATCGATGGTGGTCACCGGCACCTACAGCGGCGTGAAGGGCACGCGCGGGCCGCAGCAGTTTCTGCCGAACACGTATCCCATCGGCGGTGTGAACCCGTGCCCGCAGTGCCTGGCTGGTTATGTCTATCGCACATCGAACGGCGACTCCATCCGCCACGCAGCGCAGGTGCAGTTGCGGCGGCGTCTGCGCAGCGGCCTGGCCGCGCAGCTTGATTACACCTATGCGCGTTCCATCGATAACGATTCGGAGCTCGGCGGTGCGGGGCATCTTGTCGGCGCATCCAGCAATGACAGCAGCAGCACCAGCACCGGCACAACATCAGCGACCGCGCAGAACTGGCGCGACCTGCGTGCGGAACGCAGCAACTCCAGCTTTGACCAGCGGCACCTGCTTTCCGCGCAGGTGCAGTACACCTCCGGCATGGGCATGCATGCGGGTACGTTGATGACCGGCTGGAGCGGCCGTCTGTTGAAGGAGTGGACTGCGACGGCAACCATCTCTGCAGGCGCGGGCCTGCCGGAGACGCCGGTCTATCTTGCCGCGGTCCCGGGCACGGGCGTCACCGGAACACTGCGCGCGAATCGTAACGTTGGTGTGCCTGTGAGCCAGAACGTGAACGGCTATCACCTGAATGCCGCGGCCTACGCCACACCCGCAGCAGGGCAGTGGGGGAACGCTGGTCGCAACTCCATCACGGGGCCCAACCAGTTCTCGTTGGATGGTTCGCTCGGCCGGACCTTCCGTCTGCGCGACAAGCTGAACCTGGATGTGCGGATGGATGCGAACAACCTGTTGAATCATCCGGTCTACACCACGTGGAACAACATCACCAATAGCACCACCTTCGGCCTGCCAGCGGCTACCAATGCCATGCGCACCATGCAGCTCACGGGGAGGCTCCGCTTCTGA
- a CDS encoding VWA domain-containing protein, producing the protein MRKRLLLFAALLTAPLHAQTIGTNQPTGKDGTYTLSVKSQLVVETVVIKDKSGKFIPGLSAKDFTITEDGTPQTIRLFEHQSLPEDAAPLPPQSPDDEKLTLYKTLARTAIASESAKGNKYKDHRLMAMYFDMTAMRPEDQERALLAAQKFIRTQMTPADLIAILRYSGGSVDVLQDFSDDRNRLLSILETMIVGEGQGDVESSDDAGSADTGAAFGQDSGEFNIFNTDRQLSALQTAARMLGGMNEKKSLLYFASGLRLNGNDNQAQLHATVDAAVRAGVSFWPIDARGLVAMAPMGDATQGSPGNAGMYSGTAALATTDRFQKSQDTLYSLAADTGGKALIDNNDLTRGIVNAQHAVSDYYILGYYTTNTAMNGRFRKVKITADGVANATLDYRQGYYAGKEFGKFNGTEKERQLEDALALEDPVTDLTIAMEVNYFQLNRAEYYVPITVKIPGRELALAKRLGGEHTLIDFVCEVKDLAGGMTVSNVRDNVNIKLSDATAADLAKRPVEYDAGFTLSPGRYSIKFLARDDETGRIGTYQTTFIIPNLNKVVERIPISSVVLSSQRSDVNSALFNAAHGKEQARNDAANPLVENGAKLIPSVTRVFRTDREMYVFLQAYTTPPATAAAPAPASDAKKDLVAYVTLYRDGKKVYQSQGIASTPIPTSRLGITPLSLTVPLGGLTAGEYQCQVTVLDAAGNRAAFWQGQMALVN; encoded by the coding sequence ATGCGTAAACGCCTGCTTCTATTCGCTGCTCTCCTCACTGCGCCGCTCCATGCGCAGACCATTGGCACCAATCAGCCCACGGGCAAGGACGGAACGTACACGCTCAGCGTGAAGTCGCAACTGGTGGTGGAGACGGTTGTCATCAAGGACAAGTCGGGCAAGTTCATTCCGGGACTCTCCGCGAAGGACTTCACGATCACGGAAGACGGCACGCCGCAGACGATCCGCCTCTTTGAGCACCAGTCGCTGCCGGAGGATGCGGCGCCGCTGCCGCCTCAGAGCCCTGATGACGAGAAGCTGACGCTCTACAAGACGCTGGCCCGCACGGCGATCGCATCGGAGAGCGCAAAGGGAAACAAGTACAAAGATCATCGGCTGATGGCGATGTATTTCGACATGACGGCAATGCGTCCTGAGGACCAGGAGCGCGCGCTGCTGGCTGCACAGAAGTTCATTCGTACGCAGATGACGCCCGCGGACCTGATCGCGATTCTGCGCTACAGCGGTGGGTCGGTCGATGTGTTGCAGGACTTCAGTGATGATCGCAACCGGCTGCTCAGCATTCTTGAGACGATGATCGTTGGCGAGGGGCAGGGCGACGTCGAATCCTCTGATGATGCCGGCAGCGCCGACACCGGTGCGGCCTTTGGGCAGGACTCCGGTGAGTTCAACATCTTCAACACCGATCGCCAACTCAGTGCGTTGCAGACCGCGGCGCGCATGCTTGGCGGCATGAATGAGAAGAAGTCTCTGCTGTACTTTGCCAGTGGTCTGCGATTGAACGGTAACGACAACCAGGCGCAGTTGCATGCCACGGTCGATGCCGCGGTACGAGCGGGTGTTTCGTTCTGGCCCATCGATGCGCGCGGCCTGGTCGCGATGGCGCCCATGGGAGATGCAACGCAGGGTTCGCCCGGCAATGCCGGTATGTACAGCGGCACGGCAGCGCTGGCCACCACGGATCGTTTTCAGAAGTCACAGGACACGCTCTACTCGCTGGCGGCCGATACGGGTGGCAAGGCGCTGATCGATAACAACGACCTGACACGCGGCATCGTCAATGCGCAGCATGCGGTTTCGGACTATTACATCCTCGGCTACTACACGACCAACACGGCGATGAACGGCCGCTTCCGCAAGGTGAAGATTACGGCTGACGGCGTCGCCAATGCCACGCTGGACTATCGCCAGGGCTACTACGCGGGTAAGGAGTTCGGTAAGTTCAACGGCACGGAAAAAGAGCGGCAACTGGAAGATGCGCTTGCCCTGGAAGATCCTGTCACCGACCTGACCATTGCGATGGAGGTCAACTACTTTCAGTTGAATCGCGCGGAGTATTACGTGCCCATCACCGTCAAGATTCCTGGCCGCGAACTGGCCCTCGCGAAACGGCTTGGTGGCGAACACACTCTCATCGATTTCGTCTGTGAGGTGAAGGACCTTGCGGGTGGCATGACCGTCTCCAACGTCCGTGACAATGTCAACATCAAGCTGAGCGACGCAACAGCGGCCGACCTGGCCAAGCGGCCCGTCGAGTACGACGCAGGCTTCACGCTCTCGCCCGGCCGCTACAGCATCAAGTTCCTCGCACGCGATGATGAGACGGGGCGCATCGGCACCTACCAGACCACCTTTATCATTCCGAATCTCAACAAGGTGGTCGAGCGTATTCCCATCAGCTCCGTTGTCCTGAGCAGCCAGCGCTCCGACGTGAACAGTGCCCTGTTCAATGCAGCGCACGGCAAGGAGCAGGCACGCAACGACGCAGCCAATCCGCTGGTGGAGAATGGCGCGAAGCTGATCCCGAGTGTCACGCGCGTCTTCCGCACGGACCGCGAAATGTACGTCTTTCTACAGGCGTACACGACGCCCCCTGCAACCGCCGCAGCACCAGCCCCTGCCAGCGACGCGAAGAAGGATCTTGTCGCCTACGTCACGCTCTACCGAGACGGCAAAAAGGTCTACCAGAGCCAGGGAATCGCGAGCACACCCATCCCCACCTCGCGCCTTGGCATCACGCCGCTGTCGCTCACGGTACCGTTGGGAGGCCTGACGGCCGGCGAGTACCAATGCCAGGTGACCGTGCTGGACGCCGCGGGGAATCGTGCGGCCTTCTGGCAGGGGCAGATGGCCTTGGTGAACTGA
- a CDS encoding GIY-YIG nuclease family protein gives MKEHSYFVYIVASRSRNLYVGITGRLIPRIHEHRSGSYEGYSAKYRCNRLVYYERYQYVNSAIAREKQLKGWRRDKKLWLIERMNPAWIDLSERWWKPVALYKWTPEERRLAELRRRYQVNMERSLAADQKKDAEGED, from the coding sequence GTGAAAGAGCACTCCTACTTCGTGTATATCGTTGCCAGCCGAAGCCGAAATCTCTACGTTGGCATTACCGGTCGCCTGATTCCACGCATACACGAGCATAGGTCGGGTTCCTACGAGGGCTACTCAGCAAAGTACCGCTGCAATCGCCTCGTGTACTACGAACGCTACCAATATGTGAATTCCGCCATCGCGCGCGAGAAGCAGCTGAAGGGCTGGCGACGCGACAAGAAGCTCTGGCTGATCGAGCGGATGAATCCCGCATGGATCGACTTGAGTGAGCGTTGGTGGAAACCCGTTGCACTGTACAAGTGGACACCGGAGGAGCGCCGGCTTGCGGAGCTTCGGAGGCGCTATCAGGTGAACATGGAGCGGTCGCTCGCTGCGGATCAGAAGAAAGACGCGGAGGGTGAGGACTGA
- a CDS encoding TIGR03435 family protein, translating into MALVWKQRLSRSVVLAVLTAGLPGTCALLPQVAVAQAAPAANTDIAGTWQGTLHLGKDLRAVIKIDKTTDGALKSTMWSIDQNGGPIPVKTTTFVGGALKLDIDAIGGTYEGKMSPDNATLTGTFTQGDRPTPLILLRATPETAWAIPAPPPKIPPMDPKADPGIEIATIKPSPPDAKGKNFGGAPRKFQTRNTTLSDLMMFAFDVQQKQILNGPAWMESDHFDLMLQPDLPGAPSEAQVRSMMRKLLADRFGLKFHKEQKEMAAYVLTVAKSGPKLTKSEGDPDSPHSFFFTQLGNLTFRNATMDDFAHGMQSAVFDRPVVNKTGVEGHFDGRLKWNPDETQFAVFGVKVVPSDAPDAPPPVYQAIQDQIGLKLDATRTQVDVLVLDHVEKPSDN; encoded by the coding sequence ATGGCTTTGGTTTGGAAGCAACGGCTTAGCCGTTCTGTAGTCCTCGCTGTCCTTACCGCGGGTCTTCCCGGCACGTGCGCGTTGCTGCCGCAGGTTGCCGTGGCACAGGCCGCACCTGCGGCCAACACAGACATTGCGGGCACCTGGCAAGGGACGTTGCACCTGGGCAAGGATCTCCGTGCGGTCATCAAGATTGATAAGACGACCGATGGCGCTCTGAAGTCGACCATGTGGAGCATCGACCAGAATGGCGGCCCCATCCCGGTGAAGACGACAACCTTTGTGGGTGGTGCGCTGAAGCTGGACATCGACGCGATAGGTGGAACTTACGAAGGGAAGATGTCGCCCGACAACGCCACCCTGACGGGCACGTTCACGCAGGGGGACCGGCCTACGCCGTTGATTCTGCTGCGTGCCACGCCGGAAACGGCATGGGCCATCCCTGCGCCTCCGCCGAAGATCCCGCCCATGGACCCGAAGGCGGATCCGGGCATTGAGATTGCCACCATCAAGCCCTCGCCGCCGGACGCGAAGGGAAAGAACTTCGGCGGTGCGCCACGGAAATTTCAGACGCGCAACACCACGCTGAGCGATCTGATGATGTTTGCCTTCGATGTGCAGCAGAAGCAGATCCTGAACGGGCCGGCGTGGATGGAGAGTGACCACTTCGACCTGATGCTGCAGCCGGACCTGCCGGGTGCGCCGAGTGAGGCGCAGGTGCGATCCATGATGCGCAAGCTGCTGGCGGACCGCTTCGGACTGAAGTTCCATAAGGAGCAGAAGGAAATGGCGGCCTATGTCCTGACAGTCGCCAAGTCCGGACCGAAGCTGACGAAGAGCGAGGGCGATCCGGATTCGCCGCACTCCTTCTTCTTTACGCAGTTGGGCAACTTGACCTTCCGCAATGCCACCATGGATGATTTTGCGCATGGCATGCAGTCTGCGGTCTTCGACCGTCCTGTTGTGAACAAGACAGGCGTGGAGGGCCACTTCGATGGCCGCCTCAAGTGGAATCCCGATGAGACGCAGTTCGCGGTATTCGGTGTGAAGGTTGTGCCCAGCGATGCCCCGGACGCACCACCACCCGTCTACCAGGCAATTCAGGATCAGATCGGTCTGAAACTGGACGCAACAAGAACGCAGGTCGACGTACTGGTTTTGGATCACGTTGAAAAGCCAAGCGATAACTAG
- a CDS encoding multicopper oxidase family protein, with amino-acid sequence MPQSRRAFLEQAAALGLLYGTERAIAQAMPGMKMGGISRTAAPVNQAANVPMLHTLQLAPFVDPLPLPEIIRPGGPHHRLTVTMREIHAKVHRDVPTTRMWSYGPDAMAPVIEARAHQPIEITWVNQLPQQHFLPIDYSLHGSGHDVPQVRTVAHLHGAKVPSKYDGYPEDWFPVGGSRTCIYPMQQEAATLWYHDHAMGLNRLNTYAGLVGMLLLRDEKEDALNLPKGKYEVPLVLYDRNFSQDGQLFYGTSGDANSPWVSEFYADGLMVNGRIKPYLEVEPRLYRFRIVNTANSRFYVLSLSGNATFTQIGSDQGLLPSPVKQQRLILGCAERADILIDFSRMAGQNVQMRTGAQDMLQFRVAAHATSTANNVAPPALPPVVRIREQEAVQTRTITLHDYKDQYEQTMVMLLNRKHWHEPTTEKPKLNSTEIWEFVNLTEDTHPMHIHLVRFQVLDRQPFDLTELLMNKKRVYIADAEKPAAHEMGWKDTVQCPPRTVTRVIMKFEGYIGKYLYHCHILEHEANDMMRPFEVVA; translated from the coding sequence TTGCCACAGTCGCGTCGCGCTTTTCTGGAACAGGCCGCAGCCCTCGGTCTGCTTTACGGAACGGAACGCGCAATCGCGCAGGCGATGCCCGGCATGAAGATGGGCGGCATCTCCAGGACAGCCGCACCCGTCAACCAGGCAGCGAACGTACCCATGCTGCATACACTGCAGCTCGCACCATTTGTCGACCCCCTGCCACTGCCCGAGATCATTCGACCCGGCGGCCCGCATCATCGGCTGACCGTCACCATGCGCGAGATCCACGCGAAGGTCCATCGCGATGTACCGACCACGCGCATGTGGAGCTACGGCCCGGACGCGATGGCGCCCGTGATTGAAGCGCGCGCACACCAGCCGATCGAGATCACCTGGGTGAACCAGCTCCCACAGCAACACTTTCTTCCCATTGACTACTCGCTTCATGGCAGCGGACACGATGTGCCGCAGGTCCGCACCGTGGCTCATCTTCATGGCGCGAAGGTGCCGTCGAAGTACGACGGTTATCCGGAGGACTGGTTTCCTGTGGGCGGCAGCCGCACCTGCATCTACCCCATGCAGCAGGAGGCAGCAACGCTTTGGTATCACGATCACGCCATGGGATTGAACCGTCTCAACACCTATGCTGGCCTGGTTGGCATGCTGCTGCTGCGCGACGAAAAAGAAGACGCGCTGAACCTGCCGAAGGGAAAGTACGAGGTGCCGCTCGTCCTTTATGACCGCAACTTCAGCCAGGATGGTCAGCTCTTCTACGGCACCAGCGGTGATGCCAACAGCCCTTGGGTCTCAGAGTTCTACGCGGACGGCCTGATGGTGAATGGCAGGATCAAGCCGTACCTCGAGGTGGAGCCACGGCTCTATCGCTTCCGCATCGTCAATACGGCCAACAGCCGTTTTTACGTGCTGTCGCTCTCAGGCAATGCGACCTTCACGCAGATTGGCAGCGACCAGGGCCTGCTGCCCTCACCGGTGAAACAGCAACGGCTGATCCTGGGCTGTGCCGAACGTGCCGACATCCTGATCGACTTCAGCAGGATGGCCGGACAGAACGTGCAGATGCGTACCGGCGCACAGGACATGCTGCAGTTTCGCGTTGCCGCGCACGCGACCTCCACGGCAAACAACGTCGCGCCCCCAGCGCTTCCACCGGTCGTACGAATCCGCGAGCAGGAAGCGGTGCAGACCCGCACCATCACCCTGCATGACTACAAAGATCAGTACGAACAGACGATGGTGATGCTGCTCAATCGCAAGCATTGGCATGAGCCGACCACGGAGAAGCCGAAGCTCAACAGCACGGAGATCTGGGAGTTTGTGAACCTTACCGAAGACACCCATCCCATGCACATTCACCTGGTGCGCTTCCAGGTGCTGGACCGTCAGCCCTTCGACCTGACGGAACTGCTGATGAACAAAAAGCGCGTCTACATCGCCGATGCCGAGAAGCCCGCAGCGCATGAGATGGGCTGGAAAGACACGGTGCAATGCCCGCCGCGCACCGTGACCCGCGTCATCATGAAGTTCGAAGGCTATATCGGAAAGTACCTGTACCACTGCCACATTCTGGAACACGAGGCCAATGACATGATGCGGCCGTTTGAGGTTGTGGCGTAA
- the uvrA gene encoding excinuclease ABC subunit UvrA, whose protein sequence is MSSRATDGFVKVRGAREHNLKNIDVDIPRDALVVFTGVSGSGKSSLAFGTLYAEAQRRYLESVSPYARRLFHQLSVPAVDSIDGLPPAVALQQQRGTPTTRSSVGSVTTLSNLFRMLYSRAGHYLQHRPMLYAESFSYNRVEGACPVCHGLGRIYDVTEESMVHDPSLSIRERAVTAWPTAWQGQNLRDILVTMGYDVDRPWKDLPKKDRQWILFTEDQPSVPVYAGLTPAETKRALKAKMEPSYQGTFTSARRYVMETFTKSQSAMMKKRVSAYMLSTECSMCHGKRLRSDALDVTFAGLDISDMGNQPMKSIRALLTPFATGKTKDETHTPEKVLAAKTITKDIVSRLDVLIDLGLGYLAPERSTPTLSPGELQRLRLATQLHSNLFGVVYVLDEPSAGLHPSDTRTLLQALDSLKQAGNSLFVVEHEVDVIEHADWIVDVGPRAGTNGGEILYSGKPEGLTHVKNSETAKYVFGRFHATPRTTREPAGWLRLEGVTRNNLEALDVALPLGIFTSVTGVSGSGKSTLISQALVEFMSEHLGQSIDTPEPDDDPSAEPVPITTGGRLAGGQERIRRLVQVDQKPIGRTPRSNMATYTGLFDHVRKLFAATPMARTRRYDAGRFSFNVAKGRCETCQGEGFVCVELLFLPSVYSPCPTCNGARFNAKTLEVILRGKTIADVLGMTVESAHAFFKEDTTIERALRILLEVGLGYLRLGQPATELSGGEAQRIKLATELQRPQRGDTLYVLDEPTTGLHPSDVERLMKQLDGLVDAGNTVVVVEHDMHVVASSDWVIDIGPGAGDEGGKVVVAGTPAHVAAHKGGRTAPFLAKFRDG, encoded by the coding sequence ATGAGCAGCAGAGCCACAGATGGTTTCGTGAAGGTACGCGGGGCGCGCGAGCACAACCTGAAGAACATTGACGTCGACATCCCGCGTGATGCGCTGGTGGTCTTCACTGGTGTATCGGGATCGGGTAAGTCTTCGCTTGCCTTCGGCACACTCTATGCGGAGGCGCAGCGGCGGTACCTCGAATCTGTTTCGCCCTATGCTCGACGGCTCTTTCATCAACTCAGTGTGCCCGCGGTGGACTCCATTGACGGCTTGCCGCCCGCCGTGGCGCTGCAACAGCAGCGAGGCACACCGACGACGCGCTCTTCCGTCGGCAGCGTCACCACGCTGTCCAACCTCTTCCGCATGCTCTACTCGCGCGCCGGGCACTACCTGCAGCATCGTCCCATGCTGTACGCGGAGTCGTTCTCCTACAACCGCGTGGAAGGCGCCTGCCCCGTGTGTCATGGCCTGGGCCGCATCTACGACGTGACGGAAGAGTCGATGGTGCACGATCCGTCTCTCTCCATCCGCGAGCGTGCCGTGACCGCATGGCCCACGGCATGGCAGGGGCAGAACCTTCGCGACATCCTGGTAACGATGGGCTACGACGTGGATCGCCCATGGAAGGATCTGCCGAAGAAGGACCGGCAGTGGATCCTGTTCACGGAAGATCAGCCGTCGGTACCGGTATACGCGGGCCTGACACCGGCAGAGACGAAGCGTGCGCTGAAGGCGAAGATGGAGCCAAGCTACCAGGGCACCTTCACCAGCGCCCGTCGGTACGTCATGGAGACGTTTACCAAGTCGCAGTCCGCGATGATGAAGAAGCGCGTGTCGGCATACATGCTGAGCACGGAGTGCAGCATGTGTCATGGCAAACGGCTGCGGTCGGACGCGCTCGATGTGACCTTCGCCGGCCTCGATATCTCCGACATGGGCAACCAGCCCATGAAGAGCATTCGCGCGTTGCTGACACCCTTTGCGACCGGTAAGACGAAGGACGAGACACACACACCGGAAAAGGTTCTGGCAGCGAAGACCATCACGAAAGACATCGTCTCGCGGCTGGATGTTTTGATTGATCTCGGCCTGGGCTATCTCGCGCCGGAGCGCAGTACGCCGACCCTCTCGCCGGGCGAGTTGCAACGCCTGCGACTTGCAACGCAGTTGCACTCGAACCTTTTCGGTGTGGTCTATGTGCTTGATGAGCCATCAGCGGGACTGCATCCGTCCGACACGCGAACGCTGCTGCAGGCATTGGATTCGCTGAAGCAGGCGGGCAATTCCTTATTCGTTGTGGAGCATGAGGTCGATGTCATCGAGCACGCCGACTGGATCGTGGATGTGGGGCCGCGCGCCGGAACGAACGGCGGTGAGATCCTCTACAGCGGCAAGCCCGAAGGTCTGACGCATGTGAAGAACTCCGAGACGGCGAAGTATGTCTTTGGCCGTTTCCATGCAACGCCGCGTACAACGCGCGAGCCTGCTGGGTGGCTGCGGCTTGAAGGGGTGACGCGCAACAATCTTGAAGCGCTGGATGTGGCGTTGCCGCTGGGGATCTTCACCTCTGTCACCGGCGTCTCGGGCTCCGGGAAGTCCACGCTGATCAGCCAGGCTCTGGTTGAGTTCATGAGTGAGCATCTTGGCCAGTCGATCGATACGCCTGAGCCTGACGATGATCCCTCGGCAGAGCCCGTGCCGATCACAACGGGAGGTCGACTCGCGGGCGGCCAGGAGAGGATTCGCCGGCTGGTGCAGGTCGATCAGAAGCCCATCGGCCGCACGCCGCGCTCGAACATGGCGACGTATACGGGCCTGTTCGATCACGTGCGTAAGCTCTTCGCAGCAACGCCGATGGCGCGCACGCGCCGCTACGATGCTGGACGTTTTTCCTTCAATGTCGCGAAGGGCCGCTGCGAGACTTGCCAGGGCGAAGGCTTCGTCTGTGTTGAGCTGCTGTTCCTGCCAAGCGTCTACTCACCGTGTCCCACATGCAATGGTGCCCGCTTCAACGCGAAGACGCTCGAAGTCATCCTGCGCGGCAAGACGATCGCCGATGTCCTTGGTATGACCGTCGAATCGGCGCATGCCTTCTTCAAGGAAGACACGACCATTGAGCGCGCGTTGCGGATCCTGCTTGAAGTTGGCCTTGGCTACCTGCGACTGGGACAGCCCGCGACGGAACTCTCCGGCGGCGAGGCGCAACGCATCAAGCTGGCGACGGAACTGCAGCGACCACAGCGTGGCGATACGCTGTACGTACTGGACGAGCCGACAACGGGACTTCATCCATCGGACGTGGAACGGCTGATGAAGCAGCTTGACGGCCTGGTGGATGCAGGCAACACGGTCGTTGTCGTCGAGCATGACATGCACGTGGTGGCCAGCAGTGATTGGGTCATCGATATCGGTCCGGGCGCAGGGGATGAGGGTGGCAAAGTTGTCGTTGCCGGAACGCCCGCGCATGTGGCCGCACACAAGGGTGGCAGGACAGCGCCGTTTCTGGCGAAGTTCAGGGACGGATAG